Genomic segment of Variovorax sp. OAS795:
TCCACACGGCCGATTCCGCGACCATCTGCAAGTGGGTGTCGTCCGGGTACTACGAGCTCGGCCTGGTCGGCTATGTCGCGCTGCCGCAGGAGGTCGACACCACGCTCGTGCATTCGGACCGCGCGGTATGCATCGTGCCGCGGGGGCACCGCCTCGCGCGCAAGCGCAAGGTCGTTCCCTCGGACCTGGCCGGCGAGTCGTTCATATCGCATGCGTCTCCGGACGTGGTGCGTGCGGCCACCGACCGCGTCTTCAATCCCGAGGTGCGCCGGCTCGAGATCGAGACGACCCTGGGCACCACCATCTGCGCAATGGTGGCGCGCGGGCTGGGCGTGAGCATCGTGAATCCCGCGATGCTCAGCGAGCTTGCGCTCACGGGCGTGCATTCGCTGGCGTTCGAGCCTGCGATCCATATCGAATGCCACCTGGTGCTTGCACGCCAGCAGCCGGCGCAGGCGCTCGTGGCTGATTTTCTCGAGGCCATACGCGTCGTGACGCGCAGCCCCGAGCACACAGGGCGCAAGAAGGTCAGCCGATCGCCTGCGTGACCAGCGCCCAGCCGCCGTGGGCGGGCCCGCGCTCCGGTACGCGGCCGCGGACCATGACGGACCCTCCGCCGGCGCGTGGCAGCCCCAGGCTCTCCAGCCATGGGGCCAGGCCGCCCGAGGCGTAGACATCGACGCGCACGAAGCCTTCGGCCTGACGGCAGCATTCGGCGATCAGCAGGCGTGCGGCATCGAGATCCGGCGCTGCCACCGGTCCTACGGCATGGCCTCCGCCATGGCGGCGAAGCACCGCGAAGCCGGCGACATGGCCGCGTCGCTCGAGGACCACTGTTTTCTCCTCCGAGAACAACCGGCCAAGCAGCTCGACGCGGGCCATGCCCGCACCCCGCGCGTCCATCGCGATCAAGGATTCGACGTCCGCGGCGGCCAGCGGGCGCAGGCGGTCGCCCGCACGCTCCGCCAGCGCCGGCAAGGCCGCAAGCACGCCCTGGTGCTGGTCGATCTCCCCTGTGGCGACGAATCCCAGGCGCTCATACAGGCCGCGGCCTGCTGCCGTCGCAATCAACAGCACATCCCGCGTGGCCAGGGCGTCGAGCAGCGCCTCCATCATGCGGTTGCCGATGCGCTGGCCCTGCAGCTCGGGCGCGACGATCACGAGGCCGATGGTGGCGTGGTTCGCGCCAAAGTGCCACGACAGCGCGGTGCCCAGCACTTTGCCGTTGCGTTCGGCGACCACGCCTTGCCCGAGCGACAGCGCGAATTGCCAGTCTTCGAGCCGGTGCGGCCAACCCAAGGTGCTGGACAACGCGTGCGCCGACGGCAAGTCGCCGGGCTCGAACGGACGCAGTGCGGCATCGGCCGTGGCCGCCGTGGGCTCGACTGCGATTGCGGTGGAGGAGAGCTTCATGCAGTCGAGTATGGAGACACGGACCCATGCGGTCGAATAAAGATTCGGAGATCTTTCATTCGAATTTGATATGCAAGCCAACCCGCCTCCGACCCAGGG
This window contains:
- a CDS encoding LysR substrate-binding domain-containing protein; translated protein: MNYRQIECFRAVMHTGSMTLAAAQLHTSQPNVSRAIALLQGETQLKLFERVGQRVVPTPEAHALLKEVDRVYVGLQSIGDAADRIRTLGVEGLRIAVSPGIGVSPVPRILQVFRGMRPRVPVVVHTADSATICKWVSSGYYELGLVGYVALPQEVDTTLVHSDRAVCIVPRGHRLARKRKVVPSDLAGESFISHASPDVVRAATDRVFNPEVRRLEIETTLGTTICAMVARGLGVSIVNPAMLSELALTGVHSLAFEPAIHIECHLVLARQQPAQALVADFLEAIRVVTRSPEHTGRKKVSRSPA
- a CDS encoding GNAT family N-acetyltransferase — translated: MKLSSTAIAVEPTAATADAALRPFEPGDLPSAHALSSTLGWPHRLEDWQFALSLGQGVVAERNGKVLGTALSWHFGANHATIGLVIVAPELQGQRIGNRMMEALLDALATRDVLLIATAAGRGLYERLGFVATGEIDQHQGVLAALPALAERAGDRLRPLAAADVESLIAMDARGAGMARVELLGRLFSEEKTVVLERRGHVAGFAVLRRHGGGHAVGPVAAPDLDAARLLIAECCRQAEGFVRVDVYASGGLAPWLESLGLPRAGGGSVMVRGRVPERGPAHGGWALVTQAIG